A single window of Parabacteroides pacaensis DNA harbors:
- a CDS encoding Gfo/Idh/MocA family protein, translated as MKKNTNRKMNRREFIGLSALGLAGLTILPSWSINGIRIPPSDRVVLGFIGLGQQGLSDFSSFSSVPGVQVVAGCDVDQLKQQRFKKRVEGWQASKSMPVRCDLYEFYEDLLERKDIDAVSIATPDHWHALTTIHACQAKKDVYVQKPLAYTITEGLAMVKAVRDNKCVLQIGSQQRSGKEFQTAIELVQKGAIGHIEKIYAKVGAPPTPFNLEEQPVPPTLNFNKWLGPLTDPKIHYHPDICPVISLNPEQNEKLWGAWRWYRETGNGYTADWGAHMFDIAQAAIGMDGSGPCEFIPAGYNGTKYLTMKYKNGIEMTEQPYLDDNAGAQGIRFIGTKGWIKVARGYLDCSDKSLLSKNEKKQDGQKYEISSPHMQNFVDAVRKRTDPIAPVEVGCSTNTLCCLANIATELQRPVKWNPATLSFVDDPEAAAHRLYHYEYRKPYSL; from the coding sequence ATGAAAAAAAACACGAACAGAAAAATGAACCGAAGGGAATTTATCGGTTTATCGGCGTTAGGTTTGGCAGGTCTTACCATACTGCCTAGTTGGAGTATCAACGGTATTCGTATCCCGCCCAGTGACAGAGTCGTTTTAGGCTTTATCGGATTAGGTCAGCAAGGATTATCTGATTTTAGTAGTTTTTCTTCTGTACCCGGTGTGCAAGTAGTAGCTGGCTGTGACGTTGACCAGTTAAAACAACAACGTTTTAAGAAACGAGTGGAAGGTTGGCAGGCATCTAAAAGCATGCCGGTACGTTGTGACCTGTATGAGTTTTATGAAGATTTGTTAGAGCGTAAAGATATAGATGCCGTATCGATCGCTACGCCGGACCATTGGCATGCATTGACCACGATCCATGCGTGTCAAGCGAAGAAAGATGTATATGTGCAAAAACCGTTGGCTTATACTATTACGGAAGGTTTGGCGATGGTAAAAGCAGTCCGTGATAATAAATGTGTATTGCAAATAGGAAGTCAGCAACGTTCCGGCAAAGAATTTCAAACAGCTATAGAACTGGTACAAAAAGGCGCAATAGGACATATAGAAAAAATTTACGCCAAAGTAGGTGCACCTCCAACACCATTTAACTTGGAAGAACAACCTGTTCCGCCTACATTGAACTTTAATAAATGGTTAGGTCCGCTCACAGATCCTAAAATCCACTATCATCCTGATATTTGTCCGGTTATTTCTTTAAATCCGGAACAAAATGAAAAACTTTGGGGTGCATGGAGATGGTATCGTGAAACAGGAAACGGATATACTGCAGACTGGGGGGCTCATATGTTTGATATTGCCCAAGCAGCTATCGGTATGGACGGTTCCGGACCATGTGAGTTTATTCCGGCAGGATATAATGGAACTAAATATCTTACTATGAAGTATAAGAATGGCATTGAAATGACAGAACAACCTTATCTGGATGACAATGCAGGAGCTCAAGGTATTCGTTTTATCGGTACAAAAGGATGGATTAAGGTAGCACGTGGTTATTTAGATTGCTCAGATAAGTCTTTGCTTTCGAAAAATGAGAAAAAGCAAGACGGGCAAAAATATGAAATTAGTTCCCCGCACATGCAAAATTTTGTAGATGCTGTACGTAAACGTACGGATCCTATTGCTCCGGTAGAAGTAGGATGCAGCACGAATACTTTGTGTTGCTTAGCCAACATTGCTACTGAATTGCAACGGCCTGTAAAATGGAATCCAGCCACCCTTAGTTTTGTGGATGATCCGGAAGCGGCTGCTCACCGTTTATATCATTATGAATATAGAAAACCTTATTCTCTTTAA
- a CDS encoding sugar phosphate isomerase/epimerase family protein, producing the protein MNNRREFLRNVSLFTAAGLLAGKVGSVQAATSATTATTAGKVIGLQTYSLFGELYKDVPGVLKKLKQGGYSTLELAGYGNGKINGIDMQEFKKMAEDAGLKITSSHVNPPVWEYTTSNVGSIKDFWKKTADDHARIGTKYVVQPGLPQTRSVEETQYVAEVFNEAGKIMKAAGIQFGYHNHDREFSHVVPGGKGSVFDRGAKGDVIYDLFIKSTDPSLVVFEMDVYWTVMGQNDPVSYMQKYPDRIRLLHIKDRHVLGQSGMMNFETIFNQAIKNGIKDYYVELEGMPSGKTQLEGVLACCDYLKKARFVKI; encoded by the coding sequence ATGAATAATAGACGTGAATTTTTGAGAAACGTGTCCTTGTTTACCGCCGCAGGCTTATTGGCTGGTAAAGTAGGTTCTGTTCAGGCTGCTACCTCTGCTACTACTGCTACGACGGCCGGAAAAGTAATAGGTTTACAAACTTATTCGTTATTTGGAGAATTGTATAAAGATGTTCCCGGAGTATTGAAAAAATTGAAACAAGGAGGATATTCTACTTTAGAACTTGCCGGTTATGGCAACGGTAAAATTAATGGAATAGATATGCAGGAGTTTAAGAAGATGGCAGAAGATGCCGGTCTTAAAATTACTAGTTCGCATGTAAATCCTCCGGTATGGGAATACACGACAAGTAATGTGGGGTCTATTAAGGATTTCTGGAAAAAAACAGCAGACGATCATGCCCGTATAGGAACTAAATATGTTGTTCAACCGGGATTGCCTCAAACCCGCAGTGTAGAAGAAACTCAATATGTCGCGGAGGTATTCAATGAGGCGGGGAAAATTATGAAAGCGGCCGGTATTCAGTTTGGTTATCATAATCATGACCGGGAATTTTCTCATGTTGTACCGGGTGGTAAAGGTTCTGTATTTGATAGAGGTGCAAAAGGAGATGTTATTTATGATTTATTTATCAAAAGTACGGATCCTTCTCTGGTAGTTTTTGAAATGGATGTATATTGGACTGTCATGGGACAAAATGATCCTGTTAGCTATATGCAAAAATATCCGGATCGTATCCGTTTATTACATATAAAAGACCGGCACGTATTAGGCCAATCCGGCATGATGAACTTCGAAACGATTTTTAACCAGGCTATTAAGAACGGTATTAAAGATTATTACGTAGAGCTGGAAGGAATGCCGAGTGGAAAGACTCAATTAGAAGGCGTATTAGCTTGTTGTGACTATTTGAAAAAAGCTCGGTTTGTAAAAATTTAA
- a CDS encoding DUF6051 family protein, with amino-acid sequence MKYIDLHKQLKQKVNYDSCEIVLDENTVIQNLSFTSKHRAILPGGAANHDTYEYCTPDSDDEADIINKNDAEISENIHFRYHIFYPGGHTKQKHIIFLFHGFNEKYWDKYLTWAKYITNATGKTVILFPIAFHMNRAPHSWSDSHKMFTVSLHRKELHPDVICSTLSNVAISTRLHNKPQRFIWSGLQSYFDVIDLVEQIKKDQHPIIAPDATIDFFAYSIGCLLAEILMMTNKKGYFSESKLCMFCGGAVFNRLSPVTKFILDSEANVSLYSYVVEHLESHMKHNAMLGLFLGESHPEGINFRSMLNYNIFMDRREKKLRHMADRLFALTLSKDTVIPPYEIVNTLTGNRRDIPIRVEILDFPYKYKHEDPFPAVEPLADPVQEAFDKTFHLICQFLR; translated from the coding sequence ATGAAGTATATAGATTTACACAAACAACTGAAACAAAAAGTGAATTACGATAGCTGTGAAATTGTACTCGATGAAAATACCGTAATTCAAAATTTATCTTTTACTTCAAAACATCGTGCTATTCTTCCCGGAGGTGCCGCAAATCATGACACTTATGAATATTGTACTCCCGATTCTGATGATGAAGCAGATATTATTAATAAAAATGATGCAGAAATATCAGAGAATATTCACTTCAGATATCATATATTTTATCCAGGAGGACACACAAAACAAAAACATATTATTTTCTTATTTCATGGATTTAATGAAAAATATTGGGATAAATATCTTACTTGGGCTAAATATATTACAAATGCAACCGGAAAAACAGTCATCCTTTTTCCGATTGCTTTTCATATGAACCGTGCTCCTCATTCTTGGAGTGACTCCCATAAAATGTTTACTGTTTCACTCCATCGAAAAGAATTGCATCCGGACGTAATTTGCTCTACTTTGTCGAATGTAGCCATTAGTACCCGGTTACATAATAAGCCGCAACGATTCATTTGGTCGGGTTTACAGTCTTATTTTGATGTAATAGACCTGGTCGAGCAAATAAAAAAAGATCAACATCCTATCATTGCGCCGGATGCTACTATAGATTTTTTTGCCTATTCCATCGGATGCTTATTAGCTGAAATTTTGATGATGACAAATAAAAAAGGCTACTTTTCAGAATCTAAATTATGTATGTTCTGTGGAGGTGCTGTATTCAACCGTTTGTCGCCGGTAACTAAATTTATACTGGATAGCGAAGCAAACGTAAGTCTCTATTCCTATGTAGTAGAACATTTGGAAAGCCATATGAAACACAATGCTATGTTAGGATTATTTTTAGGAGAGTCACATCCTGAAGGTATTAATTTCCGTTCTATGCTAAACTATAATATCTTTATGGATAGGCGGGAAAAAAAACTACGTCATATGGCAGATCGGTTATTTGCCCTGACACTTTCAAAAGACACGGTTATCCCACCTTACGAAATAGTAAATACTTTAACCGGCAATCGGAGAGATATTCCTATCCGGGTGGAAATATTGGATTTCCCTTATAAGTATAAACATGAGGATCCTTTTCCTGCAGTGGAACCGTTGGCAGATCCTGTACAAGAAGCCTTCGACAAAACATTCCATCTTATTTGCCAATTTCTTCGTTAA
- a CDS encoding glycosyltransferase translates to MKEILCITTYPPRECGIATYSDDLIKALNNKFKDFFLIKVCALESETEKHTYPNRVKYKLNTSNSEDYKIITEKINNDKTIELVLIQHEFGFYANGHEDDFLQMLKNIHKPIIGVFHTVLPEPNNNLKKNVQDIAAYCGGIIVMTHKSANLLHTIYGVPEEKIHVIPHGTHLVPHLDKEELKEKYGVAGRTVLSTFGLLSAGKSIETTLDALPAIIKTDPSVIFLILGKTHPTVVKNEGESYRNMLEKKVETLHLEKHVRFVNSYLELSTLLEYLQLTDIYLFTSRDPNQAVSGTFVYALSCGCACVSTPIPHALEVLSDNSGVIVEFRNPEKLAEAVNKLITDKKFRDHVRINGLQKMVATAWENSAISHARVFQHVAGNTDPLHYTIPPVNLRHIKRLTRNFGMVQFSVINSPDLTSGYTLDDNARAMIAMCLLHHQTKENVCKNYIPTYLKFIEHCQLEDGSFMNYVDEKQNFTPQNQEVNLDDSNGRALWALGYFTSHSHGLPEEWAKQATRLFRQAQNHIQELQSPRALAFAIKGLYFYHKVHKSPENLSLIQDFADRLVNLYNQVAHPGWEWFEKYLTYANSVLPEALLCAYWATHITRYRTVAETSFEFLLRKIFPNEHIKVISNKTWLKENEESYEYGEQPIDVAYTVIACAKFFHEFHKKDYHDKQMLAFNWFLGANHLHQIIYNPSTGGCYDGLEKENVNLNQGAESAVSYLMARLIMEE, encoded by the coding sequence ATGAAAGAAATCCTATGTATTACAACGTATCCGCCCCGGGAGTGCGGTATTGCGACTTATTCGGATGATTTAATTAAAGCGCTTAATAATAAATTCAAAGATTTTTTTCTTATAAAAGTGTGCGCATTAGAGTCAGAAACAGAAAAACACACCTATCCTAATCGGGTAAAGTACAAACTTAACACTTCTAACTCTGAAGATTACAAAATCATTACCGAAAAAATAAATAATGATAAAACTATTGAACTCGTGTTGATACAACATGAGTTCGGTTTTTATGCTAACGGTCACGAAGATGACTTCCTACAAATGCTTAAAAACATACATAAGCCTATCATAGGAGTTTTCCATACCGTTTTACCGGAACCAAATAATAACTTAAAAAAAAATGTACAAGATATAGCTGCCTATTGTGGAGGAATCATTGTAATGACCCACAAATCAGCAAATCTACTTCATACTATTTACGGAGTACCTGAAGAAAAAATTCATGTGATTCCTCATGGAACCCATTTAGTTCCTCATCTGGATAAAGAGGAACTAAAAGAAAAATACGGAGTAGCCGGTAGGACTGTTCTCTCTACATTCGGATTATTAAGTGCAGGGAAAAGTATTGAAACGACATTGGATGCTCTTCCGGCTATTATTAAAACAGACCCTTCCGTCATTTTTCTAATCCTGGGAAAAACCCATCCTACTGTAGTTAAAAATGAAGGTGAAAGTTATCGGAACATGTTAGAAAAAAAAGTAGAAACATTACATTTGGAAAAACATGTTCGTTTTGTAAACTCTTATCTTGAGTTATCTACTTTATTAGAATATTTACAACTCACCGATATATATTTATTTACTTCCCGGGATCCTAACCAGGCGGTAAGCGGAACTTTTGTATATGCTTTAAGTTGCGGATGTGCTTGTGTTTCTACTCCCATTCCACATGCATTGGAAGTTTTAAGTGATAATTCCGGTGTGATCGTTGAATTCCGTAATCCGGAGAAACTGGCAGAGGCTGTAAACAAATTAATTACAGATAAAAAATTCCGAGATCACGTGCGGATTAACGGACTACAAAAAATGGTAGCTACAGCATGGGAAAATTCTGCTATTTCCCACGCAAGAGTTTTCCAACATGTAGCAGGCAATACCGATCCTCTCCATTATACAATACCTCCTGTCAACCTAAGACATATCAAACGGCTAACTCGAAATTTCGGAATGGTTCAATTCTCTGTTATTAACTCGCCGGATCTTACCTCAGGATATACTTTAGATGATAATGCAAGAGCTATGATTGCCATGTGCCTTCTTCATCACCAGACAAAAGAAAATGTTTGTAAAAACTATATCCCTACCTATCTCAAATTCATCGAACATTGCCAATTGGAAGATGGAAGCTTTATGAATTATGTGGATGAAAAACAAAATTTCACTCCTCAAAACCAAGAAGTTAATTTGGATGATAGCAACGGCAGGGCACTTTGGGCATTAGGATATTTTACCTCCCATTCCCACGGATTACCGGAAGAATGGGCTAAACAAGCCACTCGCCTTTTTCGACAAGCTCAAAATCACATACAAGAATTACAATCTCCCAGAGCGTTAGCCTTTGCAATCAAAGGTTTATATTTTTATCATAAGGTACATAAATCTCCGGAAAATTTATCTCTTATTCAAGATTTCGCCGACCGATTAGTAAATCTTTATAACCAAGTAGCTCATCCTGGTTGGGAGTGGTTCGAGAAATATTTAACATACGCAAACAGTGTTCTTCCGGAAGCCCTCCTTTGTGCTTATTGGGCTACTCATATAACTCGTTACCGTACTGTAGCAGAAACCTCTTTCGAATTTTTATTACGCAAGATATTTCCTAACGAACATATCAAAGTTATTTCTAATAAAACCTGGCTAAAAGAAAACGAAGAATCTTATGAATATGGCGAACAACCTATAGATGTAGCATATACTGTTATAGCTTGTGCTAAATTCTTCCATGAATTTCACAAAAAAGACTATCATGACAAGCAAATGCTTGCATTTAATTGGTTTCTGGGGGCTAATCATCTCCATCAAATTATATATAATCCTAGTACCGGCGGGTGTTATGACGGCCTTGAAAAAGAAAATGTAAATCTAAATCAAGGAGCGGAATCAGCCGTTAGTTATTTAATGGCACGGTTAATAATGGAAGAATAG
- a CDS encoding glycoside hydrolase family 130 protein gives MLHVKREGVVLEKTSMEFENDGVLNPAVIATGNKVNMFYRAVKKGNYSTIGYCQFEGPLHLIKRDEYPILYPQYPYESHGIEDPRIVKIDDLYYLTYTAYDGANALGALATSTDLVHFVKKGIMVPKFTFEKFKELTEGLGELMDSYYTWNVRGYETEGHKKTFIWDKNVVFFPRKINNKFYFMHRVKPQIQMVAVDDLDDLTPEFWENYFRHFTDHILFIPKFNHETCYIGAGCPPIETPEGWVTIYHSVECFPEGNSYSACAALLDLENPQKELSRLPYPLFRPKMDYELSGVVDRVCFPTGTFLRDDTLYIYYGAADERIACASVSLSELVKELIKYK, from the coding sequence ATGTTACATGTAAAAAGAGAAGGTGTCGTATTAGAAAAGACATCTATGGAATTTGAAAATGATGGCGTATTAAATCCTGCAGTTATTGCCACAGGAAATAAAGTAAATATGTTTTACCGGGCAGTAAAAAAAGGGAACTATTCTACCATTGGTTATTGTCAGTTTGAAGGTCCCCTTCATTTAATAAAAAGAGACGAATATCCTATTCTCTACCCTCAATATCCTTACGAGTCACATGGAATAGAAGATCCCCGGATTGTAAAAATAGATGATCTGTATTACCTAACTTATACGGCCTATGATGGAGCCAATGCATTAGGAGCATTAGCGACCTCGACAGACTTAGTGCATTTTGTAAAAAAGGGAATTATGGTTCCGAAATTTACTTTTGAAAAATTCAAAGAACTTACAGAGGGTCTAGGGGAATTGATGGATTCTTATTATACTTGGAATGTACGAGGATACGAGACGGAAGGTCATAAAAAGACATTTATCTGGGATAAAAATGTAGTTTTTTTCCCACGAAAAATAAACAACAAATTTTACTTTATGCACCGGGTAAAACCACAAATTCAGATGGTTGCAGTAGATGATCTGGATGATCTGACTCCTGAATTTTGGGAAAACTATTTCCGGCATTTTACAGACCATATTCTTTTTATTCCAAAATTCAATCATGAAACTTGTTATATCGGTGCAGGTTGCCCACCTATTGAAACTCCCGAAGGATGGGTGACCATTTATCATAGTGTAGAATGTTTTCCGGAAGGTAACTCCTATTCAGCTTGTGCAGCATTATTAGATCTGGAAAATCCTCAAAAAGAGCTTTCCAGGCTCCCTTATCCACTCTTTCGGCCTAAAATGGATTACGAATTATCGGGCGTAGTAGATAGAGTTTGTTTTCCAACCGGAACATTTTTAAGGGATGATACGTTATATATATACTATGGAGCAGCCGATGAACGTATCGCTTGTGCTTCCGTGAGTTTATCTGAGCTGGTAAAAGAATTGATAAAATATAAATAA